The Rhipicephalus sanguineus isolate Rsan-2018 chromosome 7, BIME_Rsan_1.4, whole genome shotgun sequence genome includes a window with the following:
- the LOC119399581 gene encoding uncharacterized protein LOC119399581, whose translation MRLSTLVAAAFLALLVAQTTDGFLTSLALLPISAITSIGGIAGLKLAMAMKILDMLGWFKVSRYGIGLRAGIESSKLPDRVVPRPKPQGIFSGPTISVPIAALPYFVGGGLQKPLSVRLPIKDFKMLANATTDFDSPKVKFSSSGSASVNGNKGSMLQASSALKSPFVNLEGKHAATIRGRRSIEADPKVIKDAVNLVRELDTNRCILRLSCEVSADASAYGSYGRRVASFMRSLGPVGKDSAFVDFEKAYHRGRSSGLPACIQTYSSCKVDLRALVAFVQST comes from the exons ATGAGGCTGTCTACGCTCGTCGCCGCTGCCTTCCTGGCCCTGCTCGTCGCCCAGACTACCGATGGCTTCCTGACCAGCCTGGCCCTGCTGCCCATATCGGCGATCACGAGCATCGGGGGCATCGCCGGCCTCAAGCTCGCTATGGCCATGAAGATCCTCGACATGCTCGGCTGGTTCAAAGTGAGTCGCTACGGAATAGGTCTGCGGGCCGGCATAGAAAGCAGCAAGCTGCCCGACCGAGTCGTCCCGCGCCCCAAGCCACAGGGCATCTTCTCCGGCCCCACAATCTCCGTACCGATTGCTGCGTTGCCGTACTTCGTCGGGGGTGGCCTGCAGAAGCCCCTCTCCGTCCGGCTGCCCATCAAGGACTTCAAGATGCTCGCCAACGCCACGACCGACTTCGATTCACCCAAGGTGAAGTTTTCGTCCAGCGGCTCTGCTAGCGTCAATGGCAACAAGGGGTCCATGCTCCAAGCATCTTCGGCTCTCAAGAGCCCATTTGTCAACCTGGAAGGAAAACACGCGGCAACTATTCGA GGTCGACGCAGCATCGAAGCCGACCCCAAGGTGATCAAGGACGCTGTCAACCTCGTGCGAGAACTCGACACGAACCGCTGCATCCTGCGCCTTTCCTGTGAGGTCAGCGCTGACGCTTCGGCCTACGGCTCGTACGGCCGCCGTGTGGCGTCCTTTATGCGCAGTCTTGGACCCGTCGGCAAGGACTCCGCCTTCGTGGACTTCGAGAAGGCTTACCACAGGGGCAGGTCCAGTGGCCTTCCGGCCTGCATCCAGACGTACTCCTCCTGCAAGGTGGACCTCCGCGCTCTGGTGGCCTTCGTACAGTCGACGTGA